In the Commensalibacter nepenthis genome, GATATTTATATCTAAATATCCCTCTCGTATGGAATTATGTATTTTTAATTTTAACACTTAGTCTAAAATAAAAATCGCTGTTCATTCAATCTATATAGTTTTATGGTGTTTGAGCGATATTTCCTTTTTCATTCATGAGTTTTTCTATAATTAGAGCTATCAATGCAACTTGCCGACCTTAAGGCTCAATCTCCCGCAGAACTTCTTGCATATGCAGAGAGTTTAGAGATTGAGAATGCATCTTCGCTGCGCAAGCAAGATATGATGTTTGCAATCCTCAAAAAATTTGCAGATAATAATCAAGCAATTTATGGGGAAGGCACATTGGAAATTCTTCCTGATGGGTTTGGGTATTTACGTTCCCCCGAATCTAATTATTTGCCAGGACCTGATGATATTTATGTCTCTCCTGCTCAGTTAAGACGGTTTAGCCTAAGGACTGGGGATACAATCTCGGGGGAAATTCGTGCGCCTAAAGAAGGTGAACGGTATTTCTCTTTGTTAAAAGTAGATTCTATTAATTTCCAAGATCCAGAAGCTGTTCGTCATCGTATTAACTTTGATGACTTAACACCGTTATTTCCTAATGAGCGTTTACAAATGGAAATCCCCTCTTTGATGGAAGGCAAAAACCCCAGCAAAGATTTTACCCATCGTGTGATTGATTTGGTTACCCCAATAGGTAAGGGACAGCGTGCTTTGGTTGTTGCCCCTCCCAGAACGGGTAAAACCGTCATGTTGCAAAATATTGCGACTGCGATTGCGACTAACCATCCAGAAGCAGTATTGATCGTTCTATTGATTGACGAACGCCCAGAAGAAGTGACTGATATGATTCGCTCTGTAAAGGGCGAGGTGGTTTCCTCTACATTTGATGAGCCAGCCAACCGTCACGTGCAAGTTGCCGAAATGGTATTAGAAAAAGCCAAACGCTTGGTTGAGCATAAACGGGATGTGGTGATTTTATTAGATTCGATTACGCGTCTAGCTCGTGCTTATAACACGGTCGTGCCATCATCTGGTAAAGTATTGACAGGTGGTGTGGATGCTAATGCCTTGCAACGTCCAAAACGCTTCTTTGGTGCAGCTCGTAATATTGAAGAGGGTGGTTCTTTAACCATTATTGCGACGGCATTGATTGATACAGGAAGTCGTATGGACGAAGTGATTTTTGAAGAATTCAAAGGCACAGGTAACGCTGAATTAATCTTGGATCGCAAATTAGCTGATAAACGTACTTTCCCTGCGATTGATATTACCAAGAGTGGCACTCGTAAAGAAGAGTTACTTGTGGATCGTGCTAGCCTTTCCAAAATCTGGGTATTACGTCGTATCTTGGCTCCGATGGGAACAATGGATGCAATGGATTTCTTGCTTGATAAATTAAAATATAGCAAGAATAATCAAGATTTCTTTGATGCGATGAATACATAATCTTGGACAAATAAGTTAAAAGCCAGCTTTTATAATTAAACGCTGGCTTTTTTTATGTTTATTTAAAGAGGTGTTCCATATTTAATAG is a window encoding:
- the rho gene encoding transcription termination factor Rho, producing the protein MQLADLKAQSPAELLAYAESLEIENASSLRKQDMMFAILKKFADNNQAIYGEGTLEILPDGFGYLRSPESNYLPGPDDIYVSPAQLRRFSLRTGDTISGEIRAPKEGERYFSLLKVDSINFQDPEAVRHRINFDDLTPLFPNERLQMEIPSLMEGKNPSKDFTHRVIDLVTPIGKGQRALVVAPPRTGKTVMLQNIATAIATNHPEAVLIVLLIDERPEEVTDMIRSVKGEVVSSTFDEPANRHVQVAEMVLEKAKRLVEHKRDVVILLDSITRLARAYNTVVPSSGKVLTGGVDANALQRPKRFFGAARNIEEGGSLTIIATALIDTGSRMDEVIFEEFKGTGNAELILDRKLADKRTFPAIDITKSGTRKEELLVDRASLSKIWVLRRILAPMGTMDAMDFLLDKLKYSKNNQDFFDAMNT